The sequence CGGAACGGCTCGAGAACCTCAACGACGAACTCGGGCAGGGCAACGCCGTGGTGCAGGCGGGGCTCTCCGCCGAGGACGACGACGCCCGCGAGGACGAGAAGCGCACGATCGCCGGCGTGATGCGCCGGCACGGGGTGCGCTCCATCGCCTTCTACGGCAAGAACCAGATCGAGGAACTCACGCTGGACGCGTGAGCGCGATCACGGCATCGGGCCGGGGTGGCCGCCCATCGAGCCGGCACCGGTGACGCGCTCGACCTCGTAGCCCGCATCACTGATCGCCTTGGTGACGGCGTCCTCGCTGGCGCTGCCCGTGACGACCACGGTCTTGCTCTCGATGTCGACCATGCGCGAGTCCACGCCGGCGACGTCGTCGAGCGCGCCCTCGATCGAGTTGCGGCAGTGGTCGCAGGAGATGTCGGGGACGTGGTAGGTGCGGGTGTTGAGCATGGTGGTCCTTTCGGTCGTCACGAGTCTGCCTCAGCCGGTGACCCCGCCGTGCCGCCCATCCCGTACCAGCGAACGTGCCGCGGGATGGTCCGCCAGCACCGACTCGAGTGCGCCGAGCTCCAGTGCCAGCAGCGTCGTCGGCAGCCGGCGGCCACGGTGGACGTCGGCGAGCCAGGGAACGACGTCGGTGAACACCGCCGGGTCGTCCACCAGCACCGCGGCGGCGAGGTGGTCGTAGAGCTGCTCGAGGTCCTCGACGGTCTGGTCGATGGCGGCGTCGGTGCCCGCAGCGGCCACCCCGTCCTCGACGGCCGTGACCGCCTCGCTCAGCAGGCGCGTCCGCGCGCGGCGCAACCCGTCGGCCTCGGCGTCGCGTAGACGAGCGATCCCGGTCGGCCGGGTGCGGTGCCGGATCCAGCCGAGGACGGTCTGCGTCCCCGCCTCGACCGACGGGGCATGGGCGTCGGCGCCCAGGGCCCGTGCCCGCGAGACGGAACTGGCGCCACCGCCCAGCAGCACCGGCAGTCCGGCACTGTGGCCGGCCGCCACGGTCCGCGCGGCACCGGTCAGGTTCGAGGGCATGGTGACGCTGACGGCCAGCGCGTCGACCCCCAGCGCGGGCAGGGTCCTGGCCACGTCGGTGGCGGGCAGGCCGGCGCCGAGGAACACCGTGTCCAGGCCGACGCAGGCGAAGGCGTGCTCCGCCAGCCGCGCGGGCAGTGCGTGCCATTCGCCGTCGGCGGCGGCGATCGCGACGCGCCCGACGGCAGCGACGTCGCCGAGGTGGTCGTCGAGGCTCGCGAGGACCGCTTCCGCGAC comes from Egicoccus sp. AB-alg6-2 and encodes:
- a CDS encoding heavy-metal-associated domain-containing protein, yielding MLNTRTYHVPDISCDHCRNSIEGALDDVAGVDSRMVDIESKTVVVTGSASEDAVTKAISDAGYEVERVTGAGSMGGHPGPMP
- a CDS encoding B12-binding domain-containing protein, which gives rise to MSRPGPTGGRPLRTEVRDPELVEAFVAYFELADRHGAATHARAQLRAGRPADEIRDAVGRAQRRVGELWQSGRWTITQEHAATAVAEAVLASLDDHLGDVAAVGRVAIAAADGEWHALPARLAEHAFACVGLDTVFLGAGLPATDVARTLPALGVDALAVSVTMPSNLTGAARTVAAGHSAGLPVLLGGGASSVSRARALGADAHAPSVEAGTQTVLGWIRHRTRPTGIARLRDAEADGLRRARTRLLSEAVTAVEDGVAAAGTDAAIDQTVEDLEQLYDHLAAAVLVDDPAVFTDVVPWLADVHRGRRLPTTLLALELGALESVLADHPAARSLVRDGRHGGVTG